Proteins from a single region of Pseudomonas phenolilytica:
- a CDS encoding sigma-54-dependent transcriptional regulator: MGAQVVFIDDEAAIRQAVQQWLELSGFEVRTFARAREALVVIDRDFPGVLISDVRMPDLDGLGLLEQLVELDPDLPVIMVTGHGDVPMAVQALRQGAYDFIEKPFTPERLLDSVRRAQEKRRLVCENRQLREQFNRRGRIESQLLGVSRAMENLRRQVLELAGTDVNVLIRGDTGSGKEQVARCLHDFSPRASGPFVALNCAAIPETIFESELFGHESGAFTGAQGRRIGRIEHAAGGTLFLDEIESMPLAQQVKLLRVLQEKTLERLGSNRSIEVDLRVISAAKPDLLDEVRGGRFREDLLYRLNVAELHIPPLRERREDIPLLFEHFAHQAAERHGRTAPAVSPGELARLLAHDWPGNVRELINAAERHALGLSAPAPASRGGQSLAEQMEAYEAQCLHNALQHCKGNIAEVMAVLQLPRRTLNEKMQRHGLSRSDYLPAGSDDRSSGIPS; this comes from the coding sequence ATGGGCGCACAAGTAGTCTTCATCGACGATGAAGCGGCAATTCGCCAGGCGGTGCAGCAGTGGCTGGAACTGTCCGGCTTCGAGGTGCGCACCTTCGCCCGCGCGCGCGAGGCCCTGGTCGTCATCGACCGCGACTTTCCCGGCGTGCTGATCAGCGACGTGCGCATGCCCGATCTCGACGGCCTCGGCCTGCTCGAACAACTGGTCGAGCTGGACCCCGACCTGCCGGTAATCATGGTCACCGGCCACGGCGACGTGCCGATGGCAGTGCAGGCACTGCGTCAGGGCGCCTACGACTTCATCGAAAAGCCCTTCACCCCCGAGCGCCTGCTCGACAGCGTGCGGCGCGCGCAGGAGAAGCGCCGGCTGGTCTGCGAGAACCGCCAGCTGCGCGAACAGTTCAACCGCCGGGGACGCATCGAATCGCAACTGCTGGGTGTCTCCCGCGCGATGGAAAACCTGCGCCGCCAGGTGCTGGAGCTGGCCGGCACCGATGTCAACGTGCTGATCCGCGGCGACACCGGCAGCGGCAAGGAGCAGGTGGCGCGCTGCCTGCACGACTTCAGCCCGCGCGCCAGCGGCCCGTTCGTCGCGCTGAACTGCGCGGCGATCCCGGAGACCATCTTCGAGAGCGAACTGTTCGGCCACGAGAGCGGCGCCTTCACTGGCGCGCAGGGCAGGCGCATCGGCCGCATCGAACATGCCGCCGGCGGCACCCTGTTCCTCGACGAGATAGAGAGCATGCCCCTGGCGCAGCAGGTCAAGCTGCTGCGCGTGCTGCAGGAAAAGACCCTGGAACGCCTGGGCTCCAACCGCAGCATCGAGGTCGACCTGCGGGTGATCAGCGCCGCCAAGCCGGACCTGCTGGACGAAGTGCGCGGCGGACGTTTCCGCGAAGACCTACTGTACCGCCTGAACGTCGCCGAATTGCACATCCCGCCGCTGCGCGAGCGCCGCGAGGACATCCCGCTGCTGTTCGAGCACTTCGCCCACCAGGCCGCCGAACGCCACGGCCGCACCGCGCCGGCGGTATCGCCCGGCGAACTCGCACGCCTGCTCGCCCACGACTGGCCCGGCAACGTGCGCGAACTGATCAACGCCGCCGAACGCCACGCGCTCGGCCTCAGCGCACCGGCGCCGGCCAGCCGGGGCGGCCAGTCGCTCGCCGAGCAGATGGAAGCCTACGAGGCGCAATGCCTGCACAATGCCCTGCAGCACTGCAAAGGCAACATCGCCGAGGTCATGGCCGTGCTCCAGCTGCCGCGCCGCACGCTCAACGAGAAGATGCAGCGCCACGGCCTCAGCCGCAGCGACTACCTGCCGGCTGGTAGCGACGACCGCAGCAGCGGAATCCCCTCGTGA
- a CDS encoding sensor histidine kinase, producing the protein MFSPFRHLRVILIVALIVLGLLLSMHWAGRLAEQRALLERSQEARGQLELYAQAIHTQVERFRSVPALLALDSDIQALLAAPDDQHLRKQLNRRLEQQNQAAGSSVLYLLDRNGDTLAASNWREWSSFVGNNYAFRPYFSDALQRGSGRYFAVGVTTGIPGYFLSSAVKNAAGEVIGVLVVKLELEDMQREWVGQPGILLVADSLDIVILSNRPAWRFSHLRPLSDAVRSRLVAARRYAEQTLRPLYSEQLERIDAHGDRRRVEGPDGRQDYLWQRLQLPQENWTLHLLLEPQSAIASARSYRLAAAGVWMTLAFLLLYLAQRRKTRRVEQRSRNELERLVAERTRELHTAQDELVHAARMAALGQMSAALAHEINQPLTALRMQLASLRLLLDSGRDADVRQGLGHVEGLLERMAALTGHLKTFARKSPAGLRQRLRLAEVLEQALQLLAPRIRGEQVEVQRQIPPEAWIEGDAIRLEQVLINLLNNALDAMSGQPQPRLRIDCQRRGDSWQLCVADNGGGIGGEHLEQVFEPFFTTKPVGQGLGLGLAVSYAIVRDFGGTLAAHNDEHGAVFTLTLPAAEVGATA; encoded by the coding sequence ATGTTCAGCCCATTCCGCCATCTGCGCGTCATCCTCATCGTTGCGCTGATTGTTCTCGGCCTGCTGCTCAGCATGCACTGGGCGGGGCGCCTGGCCGAGCAGCGCGCCTTGCTCGAACGCAGCCAGGAGGCACGCGGCCAGCTGGAGCTGTATGCCCAGGCCATCCACACCCAGGTCGAACGTTTCCGCTCGGTGCCGGCGCTGCTGGCGCTGGACAGCGATATCCAGGCGCTGCTGGCGGCACCCGACGATCAGCACCTGCGCAAGCAGCTTAACCGACGCCTCGAACAGCAGAACCAGGCCGCCGGCTCCTCGGTGCTTTATCTGCTCGATCGCAACGGCGACACCCTTGCGGCCAGCAACTGGCGTGAATGGAGCAGCTTCGTCGGCAACAACTATGCGTTTCGCCCCTACTTCAGCGACGCCTTGCAGCGCGGCAGCGGCCGCTATTTCGCGGTCGGCGTCACCACCGGCATCCCCGGCTACTTTCTCTCCAGCGCGGTGAAGAACGCCGCCGGCGAGGTAATCGGCGTGCTGGTGGTCAAGCTGGAACTCGAGGACATGCAGCGCGAGTGGGTCGGGCAGCCGGGCATCCTGCTGGTCGCCGACTCGCTGGACATCGTCATCCTCAGCAACCGCCCGGCGTGGCGCTTCAGCCACCTGCGCCCGCTCAGCGACGCGGTGCGCAGTCGCCTGGTGGCGGCACGCCGCTATGCCGAGCAGACGCTGCGGCCGCTCTACAGCGAACAGCTCGAGCGCATCGACGCGCATGGCGACCGGCGCCGGGTCGAAGGGCCGGACGGCCGCCAGGATTACCTCTGGCAACGCCTGCAACTGCCGCAGGAGAACTGGACGCTGCATCTGCTGCTGGAACCGCAATCGGCGATCGCCAGCGCGCGCAGCTATCGTCTGGCCGCCGCCGGCGTGTGGATGACCCTGGCCTTCCTGCTGCTCTACCTCGCCCAGCGGCGCAAGACGCGGCGCGTCGAACAGCGCAGCCGCAACGAGCTGGAGCGCCTGGTGGCCGAGCGCACCCGCGAGCTGCACACCGCCCAGGACGAACTGGTGCATGCCGCGCGCATGGCGGCGCTGGGGCAGATGTCCGCCGCGCTGGCGCACGAAATCAATCAGCCGCTGACTGCGCTGCGCATGCAGCTGGCCAGCCTGCGTCTGCTGCTCGACAGCGGCCGCGATGCCGACGTGCGCCAAGGCCTCGGTCATGTCGAAGGGCTGCTCGAACGCATGGCCGCGCTCACCGGCCATCTGAAGACCTTCGCCCGCAAGAGCCCAGCCGGACTACGCCAGCGCCTGCGTCTGGCCGAGGTGCTGGAACAGGCGCTGCAGCTGTTGGCGCCGCGCATTCGCGGCGAGCAGGTCGAGGTGCAACGGCAGATTCCGCCCGAGGCGTGGATCGAGGGCGACGCCATCCGCCTCGAACAGGTGCTGATCAACCTGCTGAACAACGCCCTGGACGCCATGAGCGGACAGCCACAGCCGCGTCTGCGCATCGACTGCCAGCGCCGCGGCGACAGCTGGCAGCTTTGCGTCGCCGACAATGGCGGCGGCATCGGCGGCGAGCATCTGGAGCAGGTATTCGAGCCGTTCTTCACCACCAAGCCGGTGGGCCAGGGGCTTGGCCTCGGTCTGGCTGTCTCCTACGCCATCGTACGTGACTTCGGCGGCACCCTCGCGGCGCACAACGACGAGCACGGCGCCGTCTTTACTCTGACCCTGCCGGCTGCCGAGGTCGGCGCGACCGCGTAA
- the cfaB gene encoding C17 cyclopropane fatty acid synthase CfaB, giving the protein MLASLLPTLKDLQLPLRLRLWDGSDIDIGPSPSVTLVIRDPQLVAQLARPSLDLLGTAYVEGLIDLQGPVDEVIRIGDTITRVLGEDTLPLPTREAHDKATDAEAISYHYDLSNAFYQLWLDRDMVYSCAYFETGDEDLEQAQQAKLRHLCRKLRLKPGERLLDVGCGWGGLARYAAREFGVQVLGITLSQQQLELARERVDAEGLAGQVTLELMDYRDLPRDGRFDKVVSVGMFEHVGLVNLPLYCQRLFDAVRPGGLVMNHGITAHHTDGRPVGHGAGEFIDRYVFPHGELPHLVNISGCISEAGLEIVDVESLRLHYARTLEFWSARLEANLEQARQLIPERALRIWRLYLAGCAYGFRHNWINLHQILASKPHADGSHELPWSRADLYR; this is encoded by the coding sequence ATGCTCGCTTCATTGCTTCCGACCCTGAAAGACCTTCAGCTGCCGTTGCGCCTGCGCCTGTGGGACGGCAGCGACATCGATATCGGACCGTCCCCGTCCGTCACCCTGGTGATCCGCGATCCGCAACTGGTGGCGCAACTGGCGCGGCCGAGTCTCGATCTGCTCGGTACCGCCTATGTTGAGGGCCTGATCGATCTGCAAGGTCCGGTCGATGAGGTGATCCGCATCGGCGACACCATCACCCGCGTGCTGGGCGAGGACACTCTGCCGCTGCCGACGCGCGAGGCCCACGACAAGGCCACCGACGCCGAGGCCATTTCCTATCACTACGACCTGTCCAACGCGTTCTACCAGCTCTGGTTGGACCGCGACATGGTCTACTCCTGCGCCTATTTCGAAACCGGCGACGAGGATCTCGAACAGGCGCAGCAGGCTAAGCTGCGCCATCTGTGCCGCAAGCTGCGGCTCAAGCCTGGCGAACGGCTGCTGGATGTCGGCTGCGGCTGGGGCGGGCTGGCGCGCTATGCCGCCCGCGAGTTCGGCGTTCAGGTACTTGGCATCACGCTCAGCCAGCAGCAGCTGGAGCTCGCTCGCGAGCGGGTGGACGCCGAGGGGCTGGCCGGGCAGGTGACGCTGGAGCTGATGGACTATCGCGACCTGCCGCGTGATGGGCGTTTCGACAAGGTGGTCAGCGTCGGCATGTTCGAGCACGTCGGCCTCGTCAACCTGCCACTGTACTGCCAGCGCCTGTTCGATGCCGTGCGCCCGGGCGGGCTGGTGATGAATCACGGGATCACCGCCCACCACACCGATGGCCGGCCGGTGGGCCACGGCGCCGGCGAGTTCATCGACCGCTACGTCTTCCCGCACGGCGAGCTGCCGCACCTGGTAAATATCAGTGGCTGCATCAGCGAGGCGGGGCTGGAAATCGTCGATGTGGAAAGCCTGCGCCTGCACTACGCACGCACGCTGGAATTCTGGAGTGCACGCCTGGAGGCCAACCTGGAGCAGGCGCGGCAACTGATTCCCGAGCGCGCGCTGCGTATTTGGCGGCTGTATCTGGCCGGTTGCGCCTATGGCTTCCGGCACAACTGGATCAACCTGCATCAGATCCTCGCCAGCAAGCCGCATGCGGATGGTTCGCACGAGCTGCCCTGGAGCCGCGCCGACCTGTATCGCTGA
- a CDS encoding DsrE family protein, translating to MHAPANQRVLILVASGPSTPARCAAPFHIATLLACMDAEVTLYLTGEGTQLARRDVAESLRAVADGEPLLHFIRNARLAGARLLMCRQPGVDLTGIALIDELDEISSGGELAQMILEYERVLTL from the coding sequence ATGCACGCACCTGCAAATCAGCGGGTCCTGATCCTGGTCGCCAGCGGCCCGAGCACGCCGGCGCGCTGTGCCGCGCCGTTCCATATCGCCACGCTGCTGGCCTGCATGGATGCCGAGGTGACGCTCTACCTCACGGGCGAAGGAACGCAGCTGGCCCGCCGCGACGTGGCCGAGTCGCTGCGCGCGGTGGCCGATGGCGAGCCACTGCTGCACTTCATCCGCAACGCTCGGCTGGCCGGTGCGCGGCTGCTGATGTGCCGTCAGCCCGGCGTCGACCTGACCGGTATCGCGCTAATCGACGAGCTGGACGAGATTTCCAGCGGCGGCGAGCTGGCGCAGATGATCCTCGAATACGAAAGAGTCCTGACCCTATGA
- a CDS encoding glycine cleavage system protein H, which translates to MNLHGLEFPDTLRYAPEHSLWLREEDDGSVTLGLTAYGCALYGQIFAFTPKRVGMRIERDRGFGVVEFAKAAASARSPLTGELLAVNEALRERPSLINRDCYGEGWMARLQPLDWPAIRDQFPQGETALAAIAERMRLDNFDPANVHVQALQWK; encoded by the coding sequence ATGAATCTGCATGGCCTGGAGTTTCCCGACACCCTGCGTTACGCCCCCGAGCACAGCCTGTGGCTGCGCGAGGAAGACGACGGCAGCGTGACGCTCGGCCTCACGGCATACGGCTGTGCGCTCTACGGACAGATCTTCGCCTTCACCCCCAAGCGCGTTGGCATGCGCATCGAGCGCGACCGTGGTTTCGGCGTAGTGGAATTCGCCAAGGCCGCCGCCTCGGCGCGCAGCCCGCTGACCGGCGAGCTGCTCGCCGTGAACGAAGCGCTGCGCGAACGGCCCAGCCTGATCAACCGGGACTGCTATGGCGAAGGCTGGATGGCGCGCCTGCAGCCGCTGGACTGGCCGGCGATACGCGACCAGTTTCCGCAAGGCGAGACGGCGCTGGCTGCCATCGCCGAGCGTATGCGCCTGGACAATTTCGACCCGGCCAACGTCCACGTACAGGCGTTGCAGTGGAAGTGA
- a CDS encoding phage integrase: MAIQQLPDGRWRVDVEPIKGKRFRKTFKTKGEAQRFEATCRSKLIESPQWSPKPKDRRRLSELVDCWGRLHGGSLADYEGRRVILDRMVERLRDPVAVTFTATDFAEYRAKRIASGISPKTLNNELSYLRALFNELRRLGEIEFENPLSLLRAIRLQERELSYLNAQQIDRLFQVLRSMTHPHVELIAMICLVTGCRWGEAQGLTLSRVGDGMLQFVNTKSKRRRVVPIDTKLADRIRDHLRVHGAFSNCRDRFDDAVSRAGLGLPAGQKSHVLRHTFASHFIANGGNILTLQKILGHSSLAMTMRYAHLSPDHLQDVLAFGPARDFRHFFDTPASEPQTAHEKSL, encoded by the coding sequence ATGGCGATTCAGCAACTGCCGGACGGTCGTTGGCGGGTCGATGTTGAACCGATCAAGGGCAAGCGCTTCCGCAAGACGTTCAAGACCAAGGGCGAGGCCCAGCGCTTCGAGGCAACCTGTCGATCCAAGCTGATCGAAAGCCCGCAGTGGTCACCCAAGCCAAAGGATCGCCGCCGCCTCTCCGAGCTGGTGGATTGCTGGGGTCGCCTGCATGGCGGGTCGCTGGCCGATTACGAAGGGCGTCGCGTCATTCTGGATCGCATGGTTGAACGCCTGAGGGACCCGGTAGCGGTTACGTTCACGGCGACGGACTTCGCGGAGTACCGCGCGAAGCGGATCGCGTCAGGCATCAGCCCTAAAACGCTGAACAATGAACTCTCCTACCTGCGTGCGCTGTTCAATGAGCTGCGGCGACTCGGAGAAATCGAGTTCGAGAATCCGCTAAGCCTGCTCCGAGCGATCCGGCTGCAAGAGCGGGAACTGTCCTACCTGAATGCTCAGCAGATCGACCGATTGTTCCAGGTGCTGCGAAGCATGACGCACCCGCATGTCGAGCTGATCGCCATGATCTGTCTGGTGACGGGTTGCCGGTGGGGTGAAGCGCAGGGTCTGACGCTCAGCCGGGTTGGCGACGGGATGCTCCAGTTCGTGAACACGAAGTCGAAGCGGCGTCGGGTGGTGCCGATCGATACGAAGCTGGCCGACCGTATTCGCGATCACCTGCGGGTGCATGGCGCATTCAGCAACTGTCGGGATCGGTTCGATGATGCTGTCTCGCGTGCTGGCCTCGGATTGCCGGCCGGACAAAAGTCGCACGTCCTGCGGCACACCTTCGCCTCCCACTTCATCGCGAACGGTGGCAACATACTGACTCTGCAAAAGATTTTGGGTCATTCGTCCTTGGCGATGACAATGCGCTATGCGCACCTGTCACCCGATCATCTGCAAGACGTGTTAGCGTTTGGGCCTGCTAGGGATTTTCGACACTTCTTCGACACTCCCGCTTCTGAGCCCCAAACGGCGCACGAAAAATCGTTGTAA
- a CDS encoding DNA-binding protein, protein MDIEDEFGSKLLVAPPVMPWRQFATWIRMDAEQNIVWGWIRQGYIPSYKVGKHVMVNVALLQQQLLEQEWTL, encoded by the coding sequence ATGGATATAGAGGATGAATTTGGTTCGAAACTACTAGTCGCACCACCGGTTATGCCGTGGCGCCAGTTCGCTACATGGATACGCATGGATGCCGAGCAAAACATCGTTTGGGGGTGGATACGTCAGGGCTATATACCGTCGTACAAGGTAGGTAAGCACGTAATGGTTAATGTGGCCCTTCTGCAGCAGCAACTTCTGGAGCAGGAGTGGACGCTATGA
- a CDS encoding Arc family DNA-binding protein, producing the protein MSREDPQFKLRMPHELRVLAENAAKAAGRSLNAELVARIEASFLAGGVASPLMRAERARELALMARSGIPDIVRKRAIEAIARAVRLGHSRAIARLDDLHLDGGIVDEDLDRLLDNLIKELKAAGYKVSWDDISALCIEF; encoded by the coding sequence ATGAGTAGAGAAGACCCGCAGTTCAAGCTACGTATGCCCCATGAGTTACGCGTTCTCGCAGAGAACGCGGCGAAGGCGGCTGGGCGATCTTTGAACGCTGAGTTGGTTGCAAGAATTGAGGCAAGCTTTCTCGCCGGCGGTGTTGCTTCCCCGCTGATGCGGGCGGAACGTGCTCGGGAATTGGCTCTGATGGCCCGGAGCGGCATTCCTGATATCGTGCGTAAGCGGGCAATTGAAGCAATTGCCAGAGCTGTAAGGCTGGGACATAGCCGTGCTATTGCACGCCTTGATGACCTCCACCTAGACGGGGGAATCGTCGACGAAGATCTAGATCGACTTTTAGACAACCTGATAAAGGAATTGAAGGCAGCAGGTTATAAGGTTAGCTGGGACGATATAAGCGCCTTATGCATTGAGTTCTAA
- a CDS encoding ImmA/IrrE family metallo-endopeptidase, with the protein MSIADLASATSISPASLEKAIAGRLDLTFPQLNRVADYFGRGVLFFLDESPVEIEHVHTPAFRTITNQKPGISLRLRSLIERAEKQREIYLGLREELGYVNVPFCPPDMPKDINLAATVARAWLGLSNENSFEGYRSAIERKGILAFRSNGYNGKWQVPKESQILGFSLYDNVCPIIFVRKQEFDARQTFTLMHELGHILLHRKSTIDDDDDLWSIDGPESEANSFAGKVLVPDSFLKEIVDSSKPDEASEFENWLYPQKRRWGVSTELILRRLLDSGRLERHEYTAYRNWRSSLPPVESAVAPRMYRHREPKNIFGDRFVRTVLDSLSAKNITLSKASTYLDGLRINDLHKLEDHYAGS; encoded by the coding sequence ATGAGCATTGCTGACCTCGCTTCTGCTACCTCCATATCTCCGGCTAGCTTAGAAAAGGCTATAGCTGGACGACTGGATCTTACTTTTCCGCAGTTAAACCGGGTTGCTGATTACTTTGGTCGTGGAGTTCTATTTTTCCTAGACGAGTCACCGGTTGAGATAGAGCATGTACACACGCCAGCCTTCAGAACAATAACTAATCAAAAGCCAGGTATATCTCTAAGACTGAGGTCGCTTATCGAGCGGGCGGAAAAGCAACGAGAAATCTATTTAGGTCTTAGAGAAGAACTTGGGTACGTCAACGTTCCTTTCTGCCCGCCAGATATGCCTAAAGATATCAATCTTGCGGCAACTGTGGCGCGAGCTTGGCTTGGGCTATCGAACGAGAACTCCTTTGAAGGTTATCGATCGGCTATTGAGCGAAAAGGCATTCTTGCGTTTCGGAGTAATGGCTATAACGGAAAGTGGCAAGTCCCGAAAGAAAGCCAAATTCTAGGCTTTTCTCTCTATGACAATGTGTGCCCTATAATTTTTGTTAGAAAGCAAGAGTTTGATGCTAGGCAAACTTTCACACTTATGCATGAGCTAGGGCATATACTGCTTCATCGTAAAAGCACCATAGATGACGATGATGATCTTTGGTCTATCGATGGGCCAGAGAGCGAAGCAAATTCTTTCGCGGGAAAAGTCCTTGTTCCAGATAGCTTTCTCAAAGAAATAGTGGACAGCTCGAAGCCCGATGAAGCCTCCGAGTTCGAGAACTGGCTGTATCCCCAAAAACGAAGGTGGGGCGTTAGTACAGAATTAATATTAAGAAGGTTGCTTGATAGCGGTAGGCTTGAACGACATGAGTACACCGCGTATCGCAATTGGCGAAGCAGCTTGCCTCCGGTTGAAAGCGCTGTGGCGCCTCGCATGTATCGACATCGGGAGCCAAAGAATATCTTTGGCGACCGATTTGTACGCACCGTCCTAGATTCATTAAGTGCCAAAAACATTACCTTATCGAAGGCAAGCACATATCTTGATGGATTAAGAATTAATGATTTGCATAAGTTAGAGGACCATTATGCTGGTTCTTGA
- a CDS encoding DUF4411 family protein, with product MLVLDASSMIHAWDNYPPEQFPGLWNWFGSQIAIKAVCIPFAAYKEVRDKNPECADWLDQNEVDVVTPSNAIVHIAGSIKASLGIRNDQYGTGVGESDIFIIATAKALSYELVSNESKQNTLPADMRKYKIPAVCALLKPQVGHLDFLGLIKRSKATF from the coding sequence ATGCTGGTTCTTGATGCGTCTTCGATGATTCATGCATGGGATAATTATCCGCCAGAACAGTTTCCGGGCCTATGGAATTGGTTTGGTAGTCAGATAGCAATAAAGGCGGTTTGTATTCCATTTGCAGCTTATAAGGAAGTGCGGGATAAAAATCCCGAGTGTGCCGATTGGCTTGATCAAAATGAAGTGGATGTGGTTACTCCGAGCAATGCGATTGTACATATAGCGGGATCTATCAAGGCGTCGCTTGGGATAAGAAATGATCAGTACGGAACCGGCGTGGGCGAAAGCGATATTTTCATCATCGCTACTGCCAAAGCACTAAGCTACGAGCTTGTCTCTAACGAGTCCAAGCAGAATACCCTTCCTGCCGATATGCGGAAATATAAAATCCCTGCCGTGTGCGCGTTATTAAAGCCTCAAGTAGGCCACTTAGATTTTCTTGGATTGATAAAGCGCTCAAAGGCAACGTTTTAG
- the selB gene encoding selenocysteine-specific translation elongation factor: MIVGTAGHIDHGKTALLKALTGQQGDRRREERERGITIDLGYAYADLGEGTLTGFIDVPGHERFIHNMLAGASGIDCLLLVVAADDGVMPQTREHLAIVELLGIRRALVALTKIDRVEAERIATVRRQIDDLLASGPLAGAPVFPVSSVTGHGIDALRTALVAEAARAEARGTDGHFRLAIDRAFSVSGTGVVVTGTAFAGRVQVGDELQLSPSGRSVRVRGLHAQNREAGQAHAGQRVALNLAGERLAVEQIHRGDWLLRPLLHAPTQRIDIQFQLLPGEVHELRHWTPVHAHLGAQDVTARIALLEGESLAPGAWMFAQLLLNAPIHAVHGDRIVLRDQSAQRTLGGGRVLDPFAPPRNRRREARLAQLRALEATSLEQALPGLLAEAHNGLEPQALERQFNRPRDGWQLPASAVEIATRQGPRLFDQQRWQTLGSLLLAALQRFHEEQPDELGPDRDRLRRFALPQLERPVFLALLEQALCAGEIASSGPWLHRPDHQVRLTAQEEALKARLWPLLEAGRFDPPWVRDLASALGAEEMQTRQLLRKLARLGLLQQVVKDLFYPEPTIRQLAGHALQLEAKSGVIRAAAFRDQIQLGRKRSIQLLEHFDRIGFTRRFGNERKIRHDNALATDAPLG, from the coding sequence TTGATCGTCGGTACCGCCGGCCATATCGACCATGGCAAAACCGCGCTGCTCAAGGCACTGACCGGCCAGCAGGGCGACCGACGGCGCGAGGAACGCGAGCGCGGCATCACCATCGACCTCGGCTATGCCTATGCCGACCTGGGGGAAGGCACGCTGACCGGCTTCATCGACGTGCCCGGCCACGAGCGCTTCATCCACAACATGCTCGCCGGCGCCAGCGGTATCGATTGTCTGCTGCTGGTGGTCGCCGCCGATGACGGCGTGATGCCGCAGACCCGCGAGCACCTGGCCATCGTCGAGCTACTCGGCATTCGCCGCGCACTGGTCGCGTTGACCAAGATCGACCGTGTCGAGGCCGAACGCATCGCTACGGTGCGCCGGCAGATCGACGACCTGCTGGCCAGCGGGCCGCTGGCCGGCGCGCCGGTCTTCCCAGTGTCCAGCGTCACCGGCCACGGCATCGATGCCCTGCGCACGGCGCTGGTCGCCGAGGCCGCCCGCGCCGAAGCGCGTGGCACCGACGGACATTTCCGTCTCGCCATCGATCGCGCCTTCAGCGTCAGCGGCACCGGCGTGGTGGTCACCGGCACCGCCTTCGCCGGGCGCGTGCAGGTCGGCGATGAGCTGCAGCTCAGCCCGAGCGGCCGCAGCGTTCGCGTGCGCGGCCTGCATGCGCAGAACCGCGAAGCCGGGCAGGCCCACGCCGGCCAGCGCGTAGCGCTGAACCTGGCCGGCGAGCGGCTGGCGGTCGAACAGATTCATCGCGGCGACTGGCTGCTGCGACCGCTGCTGCATGCGCCGACCCAGCGCATCGATATCCAGTTCCAGCTGCTGCCCGGCGAGGTCCACGAACTCCGGCACTGGACCCCGGTGCACGCCCACCTCGGCGCGCAGGACGTTACCGCACGCATCGCCCTGCTCGAAGGCGAAAGCCTCGCGCCCGGCGCATGGATGTTCGCCCAACTGCTGCTCAACGCGCCGATCCACGCCGTACACGGCGACCGCATCGTGCTGCGCGACCAGTCGGCCCAGCGCACCCTCGGCGGCGGCCGGGTGCTCGATCCCTTCGCCCCGCCACGCAACCGCCGGCGCGAAGCACGTCTGGCACAACTACGCGCACTCGAGGCCACCTCGCTGGAACAGGCCCTGCCCGGCCTGTTGGCCGAAGCCCACAACGGCCTCGAACCGCAGGCTCTGGAGCGCCAGTTCAACCGCCCGCGTGATGGCTGGCAGCTGCCGGCCAGCGCAGTGGAGATCGCCACGCGCCAGGGCCCGCGGCTGTTCGATCAACAACGCTGGCAAACCCTCGGCTCGCTACTGCTCGCCGCCCTGCAGCGCTTTCACGAGGAGCAGCCCGACGAACTCGGACCGGATCGCGACCGCCTGCGCCGCTTCGCGCTGCCGCAGCTGGAGCGACCGGTATTCCTCGCCCTGCTCGAGCAGGCCCTCTGCGCCGGCGAGATCGCCAGCAGCGGCCCCTGGCTGCATCGCCCCGACCATCAGGTCCGCTTGACCGCGCAGGAAGAAGCGCTGAAGGCGCGGCTCTGGCCGCTGCTGGAAGCCGGCCGGTTCGACCCGCCCTGGGTCCGCGACCTCGCCAGCGCGCTCGGCGCTGAAGAAATGCAGACGCGCCAGCTGCTGCGCAAGCTCGCCCGCCTCGGCCTACTGCAACAGGTGGTCAAGGACCTGTTCTACCCCGAGCCCACCATTCGCCAGCTCGCCGGGCATGCCCTGCAGCTCGAAGCGAAAAGCGGCGTGATCCGCGCCGCCGCCTTCCGCGACCAGATCCAACTCGGTCGCAAACGCAGCATCCAACTGCTCGAACACTTCGACCGCATCGGCTTCACCCGCCGCTTCGGCAACGAACGCAAAATCCGCCACGACAACGCCTTGGCGACAGACGCACCGCTCGGGTAG